Proteins co-encoded in one uncultured Methanomethylovorans sp. genomic window:
- the tnpA gene encoding IS200/IS605 family transposase produces MLCDLDKGSHSVYSLHYHFVQCVKYRRKAIDNQNIVDFLKMKIHQISNTFEVEVVNIECDKYHFHVLFTAKPTLNIPKYINAIKTITSREIRKNYPGIKTMLWKDAFWSRSYFIATTGQVTLDVLKQYVDDQGKHAADEEDQNTSN; encoded by the coding sequence ATGCTGTGTGATCTCGATAAAGGAAGTCATTCTGTATACTCACTGCACTATCATTTTGTACAATGTGTCAAATATCGAAGAAAAGCTATCGACAACCAAAATATTGTAGACTTCCTGAAGATGAAAATACACCAAATAAGTAATACGTTTGAAGTAGAAGTTGTAAACATCGAATGTGATAAATATCACTTCCATGTACTATTCACTGCAAAACCAACTCTGAATATACCAAAGTATATCAATGCCATCAAAACCATTACATCCAGAGAGATTAGAAAGAATTACCCTGGAATAAAAACAATGCTATGGAAAGATGCGTTTTGGTCACGATCTTATTTCATAGCAACAACTGGTCAAGTTACACTGGACGTACTTAAACAATATGTAGACGATCAAGGGAAACATGCAGCTGACGAAGAAGATCAAAATACATCCAACTGA
- a CDS encoding RNA-guided endonuclease TnpB family protein — MKKGNVYRVYPDKEQRTLLEQHFGAARFVYNHSLSLENLMYNRFRTNITEIDLNNHLVSLKETFPWLKDINSQSLQQANRNLLIGFKNFFNGNGSYPTTKKKKDNNFSFQVPQNYQINLTSSHIYLPKIGWMKIIIHRDFLSKEFIENNLVLKEVNGELILDQKLNREFKVLKTLTVSRTSAGRYHVSILIEDNEPYPEPVSFTEETTVGIDVGIKSFAVLSTGKVIDNPKFLKKSLKKLIKLQRSVSRKPKGSKNRRKAVAKLAKQHQLVANQRNDFQHQVSATIISENQAVAMEDLNVKGMIRNHCLAQSISDVGWSEFIRKLMYKAEWYGKTILRIGRFDASSKLCNVCGYNNKELTLDIREWKCPSCKTLHDRDRNASINIKKIALSNLNTHGTWERAYGLTDKSQGNEVGSLWF; from the coding sequence ATGAAGAAGGGTAATGTATATCGAGTCTATCCTGACAAGGAACAAAGAACTTTGTTAGAACAACATTTCGGTGCTGCTAGATTCGTATACAACCATTCTCTATCTCTCGAGAACCTGATGTATAACAGATTTAGAACAAACATCACTGAGATAGACCTTAACAATCATTTGGTTTCCCTTAAGGAAACATTTCCATGGTTAAAGGATATTAACTCTCAGTCATTGCAACAAGCAAATAGAAATCTATTGATTGGATTTAAGAACTTCTTTAATGGAAATGGTTCTTATCCAACAACCAAGAAAAAGAAAGACAACAATTTCTCATTTCAAGTTCCTCAGAACTATCAGATCAACCTGACTTCTTCGCATATCTACCTTCCGAAAATCGGTTGGATGAAGATAATTATTCATAGGGATTTCTTAAGCAAAGAATTCATTGAAAATAATCTTGTCTTAAAAGAAGTCAATGGAGAACTAATTCTTGACCAGAAACTTAACAGGGAATTCAAAGTCCTCAAGACTTTGACTGTATCCAGGACATCAGCTGGAAGATATCATGTTAGTATTTTAATTGAAGACAATGAACCATATCCAGAACCTGTTAGTTTTACCGAAGAAACGACTGTTGGGATTGATGTTGGTATCAAGTCGTTTGCTGTTTTGTCAACAGGAAAGGTAATCGATAATCCTAAGTTCCTGAAAAAGTCATTGAAGAAGCTTATCAAACTACAAAGGAGTGTATCCAGGAAACCAAAAGGTTCGAAGAATAGGAGAAAAGCGGTTGCTAAATTGGCAAAACAGCATCAATTGGTAGCAAACCAGAGAAATGATTTCCAGCATCAGGTCTCTGCAACTATAATTAGCGAAAATCAAGCAGTTGCAATGGAAGACCTGAATGTAAAAGGAATGATCAGAAATCATTGTCTTGCTCAAAGCATCAGTGATGTTGGTTGGTCTGAGTTCATCCGAAAGTTAATGTACAAAGCAGAATGGTATGGTAAGACCATTCTACGAATTGGTAGGTTTGATGCATCATCAAAGTTGTGTAATGTCTGTGGATACAATAATAAGGAATTAACTCTTGACATCCGGGAATGGAAATGTCCTTCCTGTAAAACATTACATGATAGAGACAGGAATGCAAGTATCAATATCAAGAAAATAGCTTTGAGTAATCTAAACACCCATGGAACATGGGAAAGAGCCTATGGACTTACTGACAAAAGTCAGGGGAATGAAGTAGGAAGCCTCTGGTTTTAA
- a CDS encoding DNA topoisomerase: protein MIVRNFLANLMDPAVMEKTRLVLTIKDELFDASGTIKKHNGWTEIYPYGIKGDKLLPVLVVGQIVDVKKISNIKDKTKPPGQLTEAELLTLMDKHGIGTKATAPTHIQTNKIRGYFQVKGKSVSILDTGYTLMDGLNNSVPIVVKPEVRARIETLIQEVEDGKKSKDIAIKEGVDLLLLMYFQLETHRDKLVEGIVGTIHDEREAADKKSIVGTCPDCGKALVLKKTDKGRFVGCSGYPACKHTFPLPKTGTLVLEKRKVCKKGGCGIEPVSKL, encoded by the coding sequence TTGATTGTACGTAATTTCCTTGCTAATCTCATGGATCCGGCTGTTATGGAAAAGACACGGTTAGTATTAACTATCAAAGATGAACTTTTTGATGCCTCTGGGACTATTAAGAAGCACAATGGATGGACAGAGATCTATCCTTATGGCATAAAAGGAGATAAGCTGTTACCTGTTCTGGTGGTTGGACAGATAGTTGATGTTAAAAAAATATCTAATATAAAAGATAAGACAAAGCCACCAGGACAGCTTACCGAAGCAGAATTGCTAACTCTGATGGATAAACATGGTATTGGAACGAAAGCAACTGCACCAACTCATATTCAGACAAATAAGATCCGTGGTTACTTCCAGGTAAAGGGGAAAAGTGTTTCTATTCTTGATACTGGATATACTCTCATGGATGGCCTGAATAACTCTGTGCCAATCGTTGTAAAGCCTGAGGTAAGAGCTCGTATTGAGACGCTGATCCAGGAAGTTGAGGATGGAAAAAAGAGTAAAGATATTGCTATCAAAGAAGGAGTAGACTTACTTCTTCTGATGTACTTCCAGCTTGAAACTCACCGGGATAAACTTGTAGAGGGAATCGTCGGAACTATTCATGATGAAAGGGAAGCAGCTGATAAAAAAAGTATCGTTGGAACTTGTCCAGATTGTGGAAAAGCACTCGTTCTAAAGAAAACAGATAAAGGCCGTTTTGTTGGTTGTTCAGGATATCCTGCCTGTAAGCATACATTTCCTCTTCCAAAAACTGGAACATTGGTACTTGAAAAAAGAAAGGTTTGTAAGAAAGGTGGTTGTGGGATAGAGCCTGTATCAAAACTATAA
- a CDS encoding transposase produces the protein MEFRELSDDQWKFIKPHLPPQPITGRKRADDRKVINGILFVLITGCRWGDMPAIYGSQATAWRRLKRWSEEGIWNEIMESLRDSAYQKGKFSLDTVCIDSSFIETKKGEMTPRTTVTRKEKA, from the coding sequence ATGGAATTCAGAGAACTCTCTGATGATCAATGGAAGTTTATAAAGCCACACTTGCCACCACAACCAATTACCGGAAGAAAGAGAGCTGATGACCGTAAGGTCATCAATGGTATTCTCTTTGTTCTGATAACAGGTTGCAGATGGGGAGATATGCCAGCTATTTATGGTTCCCAGGCAACTGCCTGGAGAAGGCTGAAAAGGTGGTCAGAGGAAGGTATATGGAACGAGATAATGGAATCCCTTCGGGATTCCGCTTACCAGAAAGGTAAGTTCTCATTGGATACAGTGTGTATCGATAGCAGTTTCATCGAAACTAAAAAAGGGGAGATGACTCCTCGTACAACGGTCACAAGAAAAGAAAAGGCATAA
- a CDS encoding transposase, with protein MHACVSCEGFPLTIQISSGKEHDRQHFIEVMEDIKVKTDGRPRTRPLEVLADAAYDDTEIRQYLRSRAIKSNIQINTRNSKRKKRGRPTRFDEETYYYRGTIERFFAWLKMGFRKLASRYERLNVVFKGLLDIACFLLCWKKV; from the coding sequence ATCCATGCATGTGTAAGTTGTGAAGGTTTTCCACTTACAATCCAAATATCTTCTGGAAAAGAGCACGATAGACAGCACTTCATTGAAGTTATGGAGGATATTAAGGTTAAGACCGATGGAAGACCAAGGACAAGACCTCTTGAAGTTCTGGCAGACGCTGCGTACGACGATACAGAAATCAGGCAGTACTTAAGGTCCAGAGCTATCAAAAGCAACATACAGATCAATACAAGGAACAGTAAAAGAAAGAAAAGAGGAAGACCTACTCGATTTGATGAAGAAACATATTATTACAGAGGAACTATAGAACGATTCTTTGCATGGTTGAAGATGGGATTTAGAAAATTAGCAAGTAGATATGAACGTCTTAATGTGGTTTTCAAAGGATTGTTAGATATTGCATGTTTCCTGTTGTGTTGGAAAAAGGTGTGA
- a CDS encoding topoisomerase DNA-binding C4 zinc finger domain-containing protein, translating into MGDCPKCSGKLILVNFKDKMFIGCTTRCGYTQPVPAGKKVAISAKICPECGWKLLHVSDKEKGSWDICINRSCSNNGKKMNEKKKKEIN; encoded by the coding sequence ATCGGGGATTGTCCGAAATGTTCTGGAAAATTGATCCTTGTCAACTTTAAGGATAAAATGTTTATTGGGTGTACGACACGCTGTGGATATACTCAGCCCGTTCCTGCAGGTAAGAAAGTTGCGATTTCTGCAAAAATCTGTCCGGAATGTGGATGGAAACTACTTCATGTTTCTGATAAAGAAAAGGGATCATGGGACATTTGTATTAATCGTTCTTGTTCCAATAATGGAAAAAAAATGAACGAAAAAAAGAAGAAGGAGATTAATTGA
- a CDS encoding ATP-binding protein encodes MTEQIFIVGGEVEPPYFIGRDEEVNMIKLDLLSSAQNNVIIGPRRIGKTSLLRNLKNNVQEKVIFAYVNCRKITSLADFFRQTTGSLITAYEEKHKIKGIVKKFSDVFKGKITAATRSISEIGGSIEYIGNVYLRFRENEIDEKELISETFEFIENLSKELNEPIIIALDEFQELSKFNGNIFNMLKSHMDSQPNVRYIFSGSSVSLLHDVFLKPDSPLYLMAARIQLEPIKKKDVDDYISSRLKTQNITISEPALDLIYEYTAGYPFYFQKIGFLLYQIAVIGKKKHIGIDDVENVFSSMLDEFDSEFESRYSTKFSRQQQHILKYLSQYKTRRLTEISDDMQTPASSLTTSMRDLYNTMAVDKPKEGTYGIMDNVFRLWIKKNILGDIN; translated from the coding sequence ATGACCGAGCAAATATTCATTGTTGGAGGTGAAGTAGAACCTCCTTACTTCATTGGCCGAGATGAAGAAGTCAATATGATAAAGTTAGATCTTCTTTCCTCTGCACAAAACAATGTGATTATAGGACCACGCAGAATAGGAAAAACTTCATTGCTTCGAAATCTCAAAAATAATGTACAGGAGAAAGTCATATTTGCATATGTCAACTGCAGGAAGATCACTAGCCTTGCAGATTTTTTTAGACAAACAACTGGTTCATTAATAACTGCTTATGAAGAAAAACATAAGATAAAAGGCATTGTAAAAAAGTTCTCTGATGTATTCAAAGGAAAAATAACAGCAGCTACCAGATCTATTTCTGAAATTGGAGGCAGTATCGAGTACATAGGAAATGTATACTTACGTTTCCGAGAAAACGAAATCGATGAGAAAGAACTGATATCTGAAACCTTTGAATTTATCGAGAATCTCTCAAAGGAACTCAATGAACCAATTATAATAGCCCTTGATGAATTTCAGGAACTCAGTAAATTCAATGGGAACATTTTCAACATGTTGAAAAGCCACATGGATAGCCAGCCGAATGTCAGATACATATTTTCGGGTTCATCAGTTTCGTTGCTCCATGATGTTTTCCTGAAACCAGATTCTCCATTATATCTAATGGCAGCCAGAATACAACTCGAACCCATCAAAAAGAAGGATGTAGATGACTATATCAGCTCCCGACTGAAAACCCAAAATATAACTATCTCTGAACCTGCACTTGACTTGATATACGAATACACTGCAGGATATCCTTTCTATTTCCAGAAAATAGGATTCCTTCTCTATCAAATTGCTGTCATTGGAAAAAAGAAACACATTGGCATTGATGATGTAGAGAATGTTTTTTCATCTATGCTGGATGAATTTGACAGCGAATTTGAATCAAGATACTCAACTAAATTCAGCAGACAGCAACAGCATATTCTAAAATACTTATCTCAATACAAAACACGGAGATTAACTGAAATATCAGATGATATGCAAACACCAGCTTCTTCTCTTACAACATCAATGAGAGATCTCTATAATACTATGGCAGTTGACAAACCCAAAGAAGGAACATACGGAATCATGGATAATGTTTTCCGCTTATGGATAAAGAAGAATATATTAGGAGATATCAATTAA